A region of Pyxidicoccus parkwaysis DNA encodes the following proteins:
- a CDS encoding phospholipase D-like domain-containing protein, which yields MRTEAALSALPVPPLPSALEDGAERVTLLDGGTEAYPRMLEAIASAKQRVHLEVYTFEREGVGARFVDALVAAAHRGVAVKVVVDGWGSIKASRHLTETLLAAGAKVRVYNPLTSLCTGRSWRNHRKILLVDDAVAFLGGINIGDAYAAHGDEPGWADLALELRGDICRQLGAKLHAGASALVSGAVSLFLSGFGGGHRLRKRYLAAIDGARREVVLAHAYFLPDLSFVRALKRAARRGVKVSLLLAGRSDVVFARAATMRLYREFLRAGVGIYEWTASTLHAKAAMVDGQKLLVGSFNLDPLSLVNLETLVEVEEPRVSAQAALWLEKHIAVSRRVLLEECGRSQVQQWLLDVVGLAVARFAERFASFIGRRRRR from the coding sequence ATGCGCACCGAAGCCGCCCTGTCCGCCCTGCCCGTTCCTCCGCTCCCGTCCGCGCTGGAGGATGGAGCGGAGCGCGTCACCCTGCTGGATGGCGGGACGGAGGCGTACCCGCGAATGCTGGAGGCCATCGCCTCCGCGAAGCAGCGGGTGCACCTGGAGGTCTACACCTTCGAGCGAGAGGGCGTGGGTGCGCGCTTCGTGGACGCGCTGGTGGCCGCGGCGCACCGGGGTGTGGCGGTGAAGGTGGTGGTGGACGGCTGGGGCAGCATCAAGGCGAGCCGCCACCTCACGGAGACGCTGCTGGCCGCGGGCGCGAAGGTGCGCGTGTACAACCCGCTCACGTCGCTGTGTACGGGCCGCTCGTGGCGCAACCACCGGAAGATTCTCCTGGTGGATGACGCGGTGGCGTTCCTGGGTGGCATCAACATCGGGGATGCGTATGCGGCCCACGGCGACGAGCCGGGCTGGGCGGACCTGGCGCTGGAGCTGCGGGGAGACATCTGCCGGCAGCTCGGCGCGAAGCTGCACGCGGGGGCGTCCGCGCTGGTGTCCGGAGCGGTGAGCCTGTTCCTGTCCGGCTTCGGTGGTGGGCACCGGCTGCGCAAGCGGTACCTGGCCGCCATTGATGGAGCGCGGCGCGAGGTGGTGCTGGCGCATGCGTACTTCCTTCCGGACCTGAGCTTCGTGCGGGCGCTGAAGCGCGCGGCGCGGCGCGGGGTGAAGGTGTCGCTGCTGTTGGCGGGGCGGAGTGATGTGGTGTTCGCGCGCGCGGCGACGATGCGGCTGTACCGCGAGTTCCTGCGCGCGGGCGTGGGCATCTACGAGTGGACGGCGTCCACGCTGCACGCGAAGGCGGCGATGGTGGATGGGCAGAAGCTGCTGGTGGGGAGCTTCAACCTGGACCCGCTGTCGTTGGTGAATCTGGAGACGCTGGTGGAGGTGGAGGAGCCGCGCGTGTCGGCGCAGGCGGCGCTGTGGCTGGAGAAGCACATCGCGGTGTCGCGGCGCGTGTTGCTGGAGGAGTGCGGGCGCTCACAGGTGCAGCAGTGGTTGCTGGATGTGGTGGGGCTCGCGGTGGCGCGGTTCGCGGAGCGGTTCGCGAGCTTCATCGGACGGCGGCGGCGGCGGTAG
- a CDS encoding serine/threonine-protein kinase, producing MAVVYRGLHEMLQREVAIKELLPAGQRDRETLSRFRREALALAAFRHQNIVTLYDLVEKNDSLFMVMELVDGPTLHSLIREGPLPPDVTGVIAARIASALDHAHFRHIIHRDLKPANVMLTKAGEVKLMDFGIAKDVGLEALTQQGMAVGTPSYMSPEQVTGAPIDGRTDIFSLGVLLYEALSGARPFHGKTAGEVFAKIRDGKFTPLSKVAPNVPAPLARIIQRAMEVKPEDRFPDAAAMRRELDVFLAQEVQISHAALIVAFLRHRNKLTETEAQQLLRPQELDAAVEVFDAPRSGSSGKLKWVLAAVAAVATAAGAGLYLSQSQWAPLIEQLIR from the coding sequence ATGGCCGTCGTGTACCGAGGCCTGCACGAGATGCTGCAGCGCGAGGTCGCCATCAAGGAGCTGCTCCCGGCGGGACAGCGCGACAGGGAGACCTTGTCGCGCTTCCGCCGCGAGGCGCTCGCGCTGGCCGCCTTCCGCCACCAGAACATCGTCACGCTCTATGACCTGGTGGAGAAGAACGACAGCCTCTTCATGGTGATGGAGCTGGTGGACGGGCCCACCCTGCACTCGCTCATCCGCGAGGGGCCGCTGCCGCCCGACGTCACCGGCGTCATCGCGGCGCGCATCGCCAGCGCGCTGGACCACGCGCACTTCCGTCACATCATCCACCGCGACCTCAAGCCGGCCAACGTCATGCTCACCAAGGCCGGCGAGGTGAAGCTGATGGACTTCGGCATCGCCAAGGACGTGGGTCTGGAGGCGCTCACCCAGCAGGGCATGGCCGTGGGCACGCCCTCGTACATGTCCCCGGAGCAGGTGACGGGCGCGCCCATCGACGGGCGCACCGACATCTTCTCGCTCGGCGTGCTCCTCTACGAAGCGCTCTCCGGCGCGCGGCCCTTCCACGGCAAGACGGCGGGCGAGGTCTTCGCGAAGATTCGCGACGGCAAGTTCACCCCGCTGTCCAAGGTGGCGCCCAACGTGCCCGCGCCGCTGGCGCGCATCATCCAGCGCGCCATGGAGGTGAAGCCGGAGGACCGCTTCCCGGACGCGGCCGCCATGCGCCGCGAGCTGGACGTGTTCCTCGCGCAGGAGGTGCAGATTTCCCACGCGGCGCTCATCGTCGCCTTCCTCCGCCACCGCAACAAGCTCACGGAGACGGAGGCGCAGCAGCTCCTGCGTCCTCAGGAGCTGGACGCCGCGGTGGAGGTGTTCGACGCGCCCCGCTCCGGCTCGAGCGGGAAGCTCAAGTGGGTGCTCGCCGCCGTCGCCGCGGTGGCCACCGCGGCGGGCGCGGGGCTCTACCTCAGCCAGTCGCAGTGGGCGCCGCTCATCGAGCAGCTCATCCGTTGA
- the queF gene encoding preQ(1) synthase: MPSQPTKDIQTFPNPAADRDYEIAFDCPEFTCLCPLTGQPDFARFKITYVPDQLCVELKSLKLYMWSYRNEGAFHEKVTNTIADDIIKAIQPRKLTVVGDFFVRGGIGTIVTVTHEKKKA; encoded by the coding sequence ATGCCCTCGCAGCCGACCAAGGACATCCAGACCTTCCCCAACCCCGCAGCCGACCGCGACTACGAAATCGCCTTCGACTGCCCGGAGTTCACCTGCCTGTGCCCGCTGACGGGCCAGCCGGACTTCGCCCGCTTCAAGATTACCTACGTGCCGGACCAGCTCTGCGTGGAGCTCAAGAGCCTCAAGCTCTACATGTGGTCCTACCGGAACGAAGGCGCCTTCCACGAGAAGGTCACCAACACCATCGCGGACGACATCATCAAGGCGATTCAGCCGCGCAAGCTCACCGTGGTGGGTGACTTCTTCGTGCGCGGCGGCATCGGCACCATCGTCACCGTCACGCACGAGAAGAAGAAGGCCTGA
- a CDS encoding ATP-binding response regulator yields the protein MPLPSDVEDAFSCLPLALIRVGPDLRVQWCEEGFAHKTGVELRAGGDLLDALERGRSLEAVERAIREGRAHTGHVITRALRQVRVQVRPAKAGERPGAWLVVEPSGVDDEGAFSQAVQEIARAVGETLEVDSVCAAAVVALVRCAQVRRAEVFLCEEDSKDLRRAAVSDLAGADAPEDTFDSEDDPFRQALATRQAQLGIQRGYGDAMGSVFAAVPLCAPRRTVGLLLLYKEQGTSFSVRELDLWSAAANQLAVAVENARLLREAKAALQVREEFMSIASHELKTPLTPLKLGLYTMERRISAGQPVELATVLKSKRQVDRLAGLVDDLLDASRLDAGKLALDLAPLEVGQLVAEVVDHFRAAFERPFTVEVPRERVWVQGDRDRLEQVLVNLLENAHKYSPAGEPISVSVERLQGEARIHVQDHGIGIPGADQSQVFQRFYRARNVSHRNFGGLGLGLFISHSIAKLHRGSLTLSSSEGHGSTFTMSLPRMAAHEVKRLPRRVLLLDEDRTQESVAERVLQAEGFEVLTARDGADALRRATHLPVDLIVLSTSATHGQAGVFLETFATLPRARPVPILLAGDERPWWAQEGTALCTRPYRPDELVARVRNVLMVERRRPATVVASTADAPLTGVTSRV from the coding sequence ATGCCGCTTCCCTCCGACGTCGAAGATGCCTTCTCGTGCCTTCCGCTGGCCCTGATTCGCGTCGGGCCGGACCTTCGCGTCCAGTGGTGCGAGGAGGGCTTTGCCCACAAGACGGGCGTGGAACTGCGCGCGGGGGGCGATTTGCTCGACGCGCTGGAGCGCGGGCGCAGCCTGGAGGCAGTGGAGCGCGCCATCCGCGAGGGACGCGCCCATACCGGCCACGTGATTACGCGCGCGCTGCGGCAGGTGCGCGTGCAGGTGCGGCCGGCGAAGGCGGGCGAGAGGCCGGGCGCCTGGCTCGTCGTGGAGCCCTCGGGCGTGGACGACGAGGGGGCCTTCTCGCAGGCGGTGCAGGAGATTGCCCGCGCGGTGGGCGAGACGCTGGAGGTGGACAGCGTGTGCGCCGCCGCCGTGGTGGCGCTGGTGCGCTGCGCGCAGGTGCGGCGCGCGGAGGTGTTCCTCTGCGAGGAGGATAGCAAGGATTTGCGCCGGGCCGCCGTGTCGGACCTCGCGGGCGCGGACGCTCCGGAGGACACCTTCGACTCGGAGGATGACCCGTTCCGCCAGGCGCTGGCGACGCGGCAGGCGCAGCTCGGCATCCAGCGGGGCTATGGGGACGCCATGGGCTCCGTCTTCGCCGCGGTGCCGCTGTGCGCGCCGCGCCGGACGGTGGGCCTGTTGCTGCTCTACAAGGAGCAGGGCACGTCCTTCTCCGTGCGCGAGCTGGATTTGTGGAGCGCGGCGGCCAACCAGCTCGCGGTGGCGGTGGAGAACGCGCGCCTGCTCCGCGAGGCGAAGGCGGCGCTCCAGGTGCGCGAGGAGTTCATGTCCATCGCCAGCCACGAGCTGAAGACGCCGCTCACTCCGCTGAAGCTGGGCCTGTACACCATGGAGCGGCGCATCTCCGCGGGGCAGCCGGTGGAGCTGGCCACGGTGCTCAAGTCCAAGCGGCAGGTGGACCGGCTGGCGGGGCTGGTGGATGACCTGCTGGACGCGTCGCGGCTGGATGCCGGGAAGCTGGCGCTGGACCTCGCGCCGCTGGAGGTGGGGCAGCTGGTGGCGGAGGTGGTGGACCACTTCCGCGCCGCCTTCGAGCGGCCCTTTACCGTGGAGGTGCCGCGCGAGCGCGTCTGGGTGCAGGGCGACCGGGACAGGCTGGAGCAGGTGCTCGTCAACCTGCTGGAGAACGCGCACAAGTACAGCCCCGCGGGCGAGCCCATCTCCGTCTCGGTGGAGCGGCTGCAGGGCGAGGCGCGCATCCACGTGCAGGACCACGGCATCGGCATTCCGGGGGCGGACCAGTCGCAGGTGTTCCAGCGCTTCTACCGGGCGCGCAACGTGTCGCACCGCAACTTCGGCGGCCTGGGGCTGGGGCTCTTCATCAGCCACTCGATTGCGAAGCTGCACCGGGGCTCGCTGACGCTGTCCTCCTCGGAGGGGCACGGCAGCACCTTCACCATGAGCCTGCCGCGCATGGCCGCGCACGAGGTGAAGCGGCTGCCGCGCCGGGTGCTGCTGCTGGATGAAGACCGGACGCAGGAGTCGGTGGCGGAGCGCGTGCTGCAGGCGGAGGGCTTCGAGGTGCTCACCGCGCGCGACGGCGCGGACGCGCTGCGCCGGGCCACGCACCTGCCGGTGGACCTCATCGTCCTGTCCACCAGCGCCACGCATGGACAGGCGGGCGTCTTCCTGGAGACGTTCGCCACGCTGCCTCGCGCCCGGCCGGTGCCGATACTGCTGGCGGGTGACGAGCGGCCCTGGTGGGCCCAGGAGGGCACCGCGCTGTGCACCCGCCCGTACCGCCCCGACGAATTGGTGGCGCGGGTGCGCAACGTGCTGATGGTGGAGCGGCGCCGTCCTGCGACGGTGGTGGCCTCCACGGCTGATGCGCCGCTGACGGGCGTCACCTCCCGGGTTTGA
- a CDS encoding carbohydrate deacetylase, translated as MTARSLIINADDLGYDPAVTRGILRAMREGVVSSATFMVNTPFSEAAAREARDLAIGLHLNLARGTPVWSGFPRALLGDDGDFVESRAASLPADVVEAETFAQLMRLQGLLGKPATHVDVHKHLHQHPQVLEGLARAARTAGLPVRSINEDMRRTLKSHGVATNAHFIGDAGAEAYWTLERLEQHLASLPADGITELMCHPGYRPETLKSGYSAQREVELETFLHPGAHELLKKARVVPTDFRDVKPGR; from the coding sequence ATGACCGCCCGCTCCCTCATCATCAACGCCGACGACCTGGGCTACGACCCGGCCGTCACCCGGGGCATCCTCCGCGCCATGCGCGAGGGCGTCGTCTCCTCCGCCACCTTCATGGTGAACACGCCCTTCTCCGAGGCCGCCGCGCGCGAGGCCCGGGACCTGGCCATCGGCCTGCACCTCAACCTCGCCCGGGGCACGCCCGTGTGGAGCGGCTTCCCGCGCGCGCTACTCGGCGACGACGGCGACTTCGTGGAGTCCCGCGCCGCCAGCCTCCCGGCGGACGTGGTGGAGGCGGAGACCTTCGCCCAGCTCATGCGCCTCCAGGGGTTGCTCGGCAAGCCCGCCACCCACGTGGACGTGCACAAGCACCTGCACCAGCACCCGCAGGTGCTGGAGGGCCTCGCCCGCGCCGCGCGGACGGCCGGGCTGCCGGTGCGCTCCATCAACGAGGACATGCGGCGCACGCTGAAGTCCCACGGCGTGGCCACCAATGCGCACTTCATCGGCGACGCGGGCGCGGAGGCGTACTGGACGCTGGAGCGCCTGGAGCAGCACCTCGCCTCGCTGCCCGCGGACGGCATCACCGAGCTGATGTGCCACCCGGGCTACCGCCCCGAGACGCTCAAGAGCGGCTACTCCGCCCAGCGCGAGGTGGAGCTGGAAACCTTCCTGCACCCCGGGGCCCACGAGTTGCTGAAGAAGGCCCGGGTCGTCCCCACGGACTTCCGCGACGTCAAACCCGGGAGGTGA
- a CDS encoding extracellular catalytic domain type 1 short-chain-length polyhydroxyalkanoate depolymerase, whose protein sequence is MRPTLVLALLAGAVACSSASDSRRADSSPPPTVDSAREPTVPERTACTGLTVGPGTYDWTVQHGGRTRAYRVHVPPGYDATRPTPAVLAFHGFGSDNVKMETLTGLSSLADTKGFIAIYPRALSPSEITGSGTQDSPRSWNAGGCCFPARGVVDDVGFVDALLADLDTRLCVDTHRTYAMGFSNGGYFTYRLACERASRFAAVAPVSGPENVTPCTPSRPVPVLHFHGTADALIHYAGGNNLGRYGDAYPGAEETVRRWAKRNGCGDTPVRTFQKEDSTCMAYTDCTPRSATASLCTVQGGEHAWPGQANFNHGTLNLDATREAWRFFEERPRP, encoded by the coding sequence ATGCGCCCCACCCTCGTCCTCGCCCTGCTCGCCGGGGCCGTCGCGTGCTCGTCTGCCAGCGACTCCCGCCGCGCGGATTCGAGCCCGCCACCCACCGTCGACAGCGCCAGGGAGCCGACCGTCCCGGAGCGCACCGCCTGCACGGGCCTCACGGTGGGGCCCGGCACCTACGACTGGACGGTGCAGCACGGCGGCCGCACCCGCGCCTACCGCGTCCACGTGCCCCCCGGCTACGACGCCACCCGGCCCACGCCCGCAGTGCTCGCCTTCCACGGCTTCGGCTCCGACAACGTGAAGATGGAGACGCTGACGGGCCTGTCCTCCCTGGCCGACACGAAGGGCTTCATCGCCATCTACCCACGCGCGCTCAGTCCCTCGGAAATCACCGGCTCCGGAACCCAGGACTCGCCCCGGAGCTGGAACGCCGGCGGGTGCTGCTTCCCCGCCCGGGGCGTGGTGGACGACGTGGGCTTCGTGGACGCGCTGCTGGCGGACCTCGACACGCGACTGTGCGTGGACACGCACCGCACCTACGCCATGGGCTTCTCCAACGGCGGCTACTTCACCTACCGGCTCGCCTGTGAGCGCGCCAGCCGCTTCGCCGCCGTCGCTCCCGTGTCCGGCCCGGAGAACGTCACGCCCTGCACGCCGTCACGCCCCGTGCCCGTGCTGCACTTCCATGGCACCGCCGATGCGCTCATCCACTACGCGGGCGGCAACAACCTGGGCCGCTACGGCGACGCCTACCCCGGCGCCGAGGAGACGGTGCGCCGCTGGGCGAAGCGCAACGGCTGTGGCGACACCCCGGTGCGGACGTTCCAGAAGGAGGACAGCACCTGCATGGCCTACACGGACTGCACGCCCCGGAGCGCCACCGCCTCGCTGTGCACCGTGCAGGGAGGCGAGCACGCGTGGCCCGGACAGGCCAACTTCAACCACGGCACGCTGAACCTGGATGCCACGCGCGAGGCGTGGCGCTTCTTCGAGGAGAGACCCCGCCCATGA